In a genomic window of Paracoccaceae bacterium:
- a CDS encoding DUF4262 domain-containing protein yields the protein MQTKSRVEVDVESWVQKMIAKNGYAQISRHGPSSGLPGFAFTIGLEHSRQVPELICVGVAPDIAAQLFAICIEGHDASLCDLARGNQSVSGLVEGYSLRFRRVSPAMVLKANEVRPNRPEDISDMVQLLLPDNNGFFPGDAECDPGIAASQDTDWLLASSNGLS from the coding sequence ATGCAGACCAAGTCGCGTGTAGAAGTCGACGTTGAGTCATGGGTCCAAAAGATGATCGCCAAGAACGGTTATGCTCAGATCTCAAGACATGGTCCTTCTTCGGGATTGCCGGGTTTTGCGTTTACAATCGGCCTTGAACACTCGCGACAGGTCCCCGAGCTGATCTGTGTAGGCGTCGCGCCAGATATCGCGGCACAACTGTTCGCGATCTGCATCGAGGGCCACGACGCGTCGCTCTGTGACTTGGCAAGGGGAAACCAGAGCGTTTCAGGGCTTGTAGAAGGCTACAGTTTGCGTTTTCGTCGCGTCAGCCCGGCAATGGTATTGAAAGCAAATGAGGTTCGCCCCAATCGCCCCGAAGACATTTCGGACATGGTGCAGCTCTTGCTGCCCGACAATAACGGGTTTTTCCCAGGAGACGCTGAATGTGATCCTGGAATTGCCGCTTCGCAAGACACCGATTGGCTTTTAGCGTCGTCAAACGGGCTAAGCTGA
- a CDS encoding benzoate/H(+) symporter BenE family transporter has protein sequence MFRDLSIPSISMGLLAAFVGYSASFAIVLAGLTAMGATGEQATTGLFFATIGMGICSIWLPAVTRIPAAVAWSTPGAAFLAATATLPGGFGEAVGALIFCAVLLVLSGLVPTLGRIVAAIPKPVANGLLAGVLLKLCLAPALALGSIPLLVLPVLVAWLIGLTWNRLAAMPFAVLAFLVVLYFAVDTSGNVDQTEVIWLPAFAPVMPVFTIQSFFSISLPLYLVTMAGQNIPGFAVLELNGYPVERQPLIRKTGLVSLAFAPFGSLPVNMSAITAGMMAGEDAGRDPASRYWAAITSGIVYVVLAFAAAVVTSLASLAPLALITAVAGLALVPALVGSLSAAFNEPAQLEAPALTFLIAASGMTLFGVSGAFWGVVVGVLIWLSKTMANQTVDH, from the coding sequence ATGTTCCGAGATCTTTCGATACCGTCTATTTCCATGGGGTTACTCGCCGCCTTCGTTGGATATTCAGCGTCATTTGCCATTGTTCTGGCGGGATTAACGGCGATGGGTGCCACGGGCGAGCAGGCGACGACAGGGTTGTTCTTTGCTACCATCGGGATGGGAATCTGCAGCATCTGGCTGCCTGCTGTAACGCGCATTCCCGCGGCTGTGGCTTGGTCTACGCCTGGAGCTGCATTTCTTGCGGCAACGGCCACTTTGCCGGGCGGTTTTGGCGAGGCCGTCGGGGCGCTGATTTTTTGTGCTGTGTTGCTTGTCTTATCCGGATTGGTCCCAACCCTCGGCCGGATCGTAGCTGCTATTCCGAAACCGGTTGCCAACGGTTTGCTTGCGGGTGTTTTGCTCAAGCTGTGCCTGGCCCCGGCGCTTGCGCTCGGCTCCATTCCATTGTTGGTGCTGCCCGTGCTCGTCGCTTGGCTGATTGGATTGACATGGAACAGGCTTGCCGCGATGCCCTTTGCAGTACTTGCGTTTTTAGTGGTTCTCTATTTCGCCGTCGATACGTCGGGCAACGTTGATCAAACAGAAGTCATATGGCTTCCTGCCTTTGCCCCAGTTATGCCAGTCTTTACGATCCAGTCGTTCTTTTCAATTTCCCTCCCGCTGTATCTAGTCACAATGGCAGGACAAAATATCCCCGGTTTTGCAGTGCTGGAACTGAATGGTTATCCGGTGGAACGCCAACCTCTGATCCGCAAAACCGGCCTTGTCAGTCTGGCGTTTGCACCGTTCGGATCGCTTCCCGTCAACATGTCCGCGATCACAGCAGGGATGATGGCGGGTGAGGACGCCGGGCGCGATCCAGCAAGCCGCTACTGGGCCGCGATCACATCAGGCATCGTTTATGTGGTACTGGCATTTGCCGCCGCGGTTGTCACGTCATTGGCAAGCCTCGCACCGCTTGCTCTGATCACTGCGGTCGCGGGACTTGCGCTTGTCCCTGCGTTGGTTGGTTCACTCTCGGCTGCATTCAACGAACCCGCTCAGTTGGAGGCGCCAGCATTGACGTTTCTGATTGCAGCAAGCGGCATGACGCTTTTCGGTGTAAGTGGCGCGTTCTGGGGCGTTGTTGTTGGCGTGCTCATCTGGTTATCCAAAACGATGGCCAATCAAACAGTGGATCATTAG
- a CDS encoding CBS domain-containing protein, with amino-acid sequence MKIKSLCEIIDGRTVCSIEAKETVQFACCMMHQENIGALVVMENETLVGILSERDVVRRCVVQHLDPENTLVSQVMTSDPFHVRPSTPPSEALSCMLDGGFRHLPIVDESVVVGMISMRDIPAAAA; translated from the coding sequence GTGAAAATCAAATCATTGTGTGAAATTATCGACGGTCGAACGGTATGTTCCATAGAGGCGAAAGAGACAGTTCAATTCGCCTGCTGCATGATGCATCAGGAAAACATAGGTGCTTTGGTGGTGATGGAAAACGAGACACTCGTTGGAATTCTAAGCGAGCGCGATGTGGTACGCCGCTGCGTGGTGCAACATCTTGACCCGGAAAATACCTTGGTTTCTCAAGTGATGACAAGTGATCCATTCCATGTCAGACCCTCAACCCCGCCCTCTGAAGCTTTGAGTTGCATGCTGGACGGTGGGTTTCGCCATCTGCCAATTGTCGATGAAAGCGTGGTGGTCGGCATGATTTCGATGCGTGACATCCCGGCAGCGGCGGCCTGA
- a CDS encoding amidohydrolase, which yields MVSSELADAMLQWRRHLHQNPEFGFEEEATARFVVEKLREFGIEDIETGVGGTGVIATLQCGNGDRIIALRADMDCLKIHETTNLPYSSNKPGLMHACGHDGHTTILLGAAAVLANYGGFDGKVRFVFQPAEEWGQGMKAMIQDGLGSRLAFDEIYGLHNKPGLPVGSFETKPGPFMGAEDGFRITVRGSGGHASRPHDCKDAILCACSIVTELQMIVSRTIDPAELAVVSVTSIEGDNIKNAIASEAYIEGDCRHFSDTVSHTIEDAMRRIVNGLADGHGCAAEIAYDRVFVPLVNNPEATAHGLKAAETVFGEKSTNPEAPRMGASEDFAQALKVSPGAFFNFGNGDSAPLHSPTYDFDDAALVPSVKWFVELVRSRLPVSRK from the coding sequence TTGGTTTCCAGTGAACTTGCTGATGCTATGCTGCAATGGCGACGCCATCTGCACCAGAATCCCGAGTTTGGCTTTGAAGAAGAAGCCACTGCTCGTTTTGTCGTCGAAAAACTGCGGGAGTTTGGCATTGAAGATATCGAAACGGGCGTAGGTGGAACAGGTGTCATTGCGACCCTGCAGTGTGGAAATGGCGATCGGATCATAGCGCTGCGCGCGGATATGGACTGTCTGAAAATCCATGAGACGACAAACCTCCCGTATTCGTCAAATAAGCCTGGCTTGATGCACGCATGCGGCCATGACGGACACACAACAATTCTGTTGGGCGCAGCGGCGGTTTTGGCCAATTACGGCGGATTTGACGGTAAAGTACGGTTCGTTTTCCAACCCGCAGAGGAGTGGGGCCAAGGAATGAAGGCCATGATCCAAGACGGGCTAGGTTCGCGACTAGCGTTCGATGAAATCTATGGTCTACACAATAAGCCGGGGCTTCCAGTTGGTTCATTTGAAACGAAGCCCGGCCCGTTCATGGGCGCCGAAGATGGATTTCGAATTACTGTCCGTGGCAGCGGCGGCCACGCGTCACGGCCTCACGACTGCAAGGATGCAATTCTATGTGCGTGTTCGATTGTGACTGAGCTTCAGATGATCGTGTCTCGGACGATCGATCCTGCAGAGCTGGCTGTTGTATCTGTTACATCGATCGAAGGCGACAACATCAAGAACGCAATTGCGAGCGAGGCGTACATTGAAGGGGATTGCCGCCATTTCAGTGATACCGTCAGCCATACTATTGAGGACGCAATGCGCCGAATTGTGAATGGGCTAGCAGATGGTCATGGCTGCGCAGCTGAGATCGCTTACGACCGGGTTTTTGTTCCACTTGTTAATAATCCAGAAGCAACAGCACACGGTCTTAAAGCGGCAGAGACAGTGTTTGGCGAGAAGAGTACCAATCCGGAAGCACCTCGCATGGGAGCATCTGAAGACTTTGCACAAGCGTTGAAGGTCTCTCCGGGTGCTTTCTTCAATTTTGGAAACGGAGACAGCGCGCCTCTGCACAGTCCAACGTACGACTTCGATGATGCCGCACTTGTACCCAGCGTTAAATGGTTCGTGGAGCTTGTCCGAAGCCGATTGCCTGTTTCCAGAAAGTGA
- a CDS encoding MBL fold metallo-hydrolase: MLCRIGNVEIWRILEINAPYLPAEDLFPDVADVAALIEARDPRAICPASGALILPIQGFLLKTPSHLILVDACVGNHKTNRYPPWTGRSDSRFMASLTAAGVTADDVDYVLCTHLHTDHVGWNTELKDGRWVPTFSNARYLLPDADNTAFAAMATDSYTESVLPVIAAGQSEMVTSGHQLGDYVSLIATPGHTPGHVSVLIKSGAAKAIITGDALHTTAQCWHPDWHFIYDTDPDQAATSRRALLEAASEANCRVLGTHFILPSIGRVRANGEVFRWEEDT, from the coding sequence ATGCTGTGCCGTATCGGAAACGTTGAAATCTGGCGTATCCTCGAAATCAACGCGCCCTACCTCCCCGCCGAGGACCTCTTCCCAGATGTCGCTGATGTCGCCGCACTAATTGAGGCTCGCGATCCCCGCGCTATCTGCCCGGCTTCCGGCGCACTCATCCTGCCCATTCAGGGCTTCCTTCTGAAAACTCCATCGCACCTGATCCTCGTCGACGCCTGCGTAGGCAACCACAAGACCAACCGCTATCCCCCGTGGACCGGTCGAAGCGACAGCCGTTTCATGGCATCACTCACAGCCGCCGGGGTCACCGCGGACGATGTCGACTATGTGCTTTGCACCCATCTACACACCGACCACGTTGGCTGGAACACCGAGCTCAAGGATGGCCGCTGGGTGCCTACCTTCTCGAACGCCCGCTACTTGTTGCCTGACGCGGACAATACCGCCTTCGCAGCGATGGCCACCGACAGCTACACCGAAAGCGTGTTACCGGTCATTGCTGCAGGTCAAAGCGAGATGGTCACCTCCGGCCATCAGCTTGGCGATTATGTCTCCCTCATCGCCACGCCAGGTCATACACCTGGCCACGTCTCGGTTCTGATCAAGAGCGGTGCGGCCAAGGCAATTATCACTGGTGATGCCCTGCACACTACCGCGCAATGCTGGCACCCAGATTGGCACTTCATCTACGACACCGATCCCGACCAAGCTGCAACCTCACGCCGCGCTCTCCTCGAGGCGGCCTCCGAGGCCAACTGCCGTGTCCTCGGCACTCACTTCATCTTGCCCTCTATCGGTCGCGTGCGAGCGAATGGCGAGGTGTTTCGGTGGGAAGAGGACACATAA